In Acidimicrobiia bacterium, a genomic segment contains:
- the tmk gene encoding dTMP kinase produces MTPGGSARGAFIVLEGGEGSGKSTQARLLAARVLASGFEVVETFEPGGTPRGAALRAALLDDDTPLDAHAELLMMAADRAQHVAEVVAPALARGAVVVCDRFSPSTLAYQGVGRGIGVDVVDAIDALVVRDARPDVVIVLDVPDAVARARRPDARDRLERAGDEFHSVVRAAYRDLAAARGWIVVDGSAEPPAVAELVWSAVAPHLPGSRSI; encoded by the coding sequence ATGACACCGGGTGGCAGCGCGCGCGGCGCGTTCATCGTGCTCGAAGGCGGCGAGGGCAGCGGCAAGAGCACCCAGGCACGGCTGCTCGCGGCGCGTGTGCTCGCGTCGGGCTTCGAAGTGGTCGAGACGTTCGAACCCGGCGGGACGCCGCGCGGTGCCGCGTTGCGTGCCGCGTTGCTCGACGACGACACGCCGCTCGATGCGCACGCCGAGCTGCTCATGATGGCGGCCGACCGCGCGCAACACGTCGCCGAGGTCGTCGCGCCGGCCTTGGCGCGCGGCGCGGTGGTCGTGTGCGATCGGTTCTCGCCGTCGACGCTCGCCTACCAAGGAGTCGGACGCGGGATCGGCGTCGACGTCGTCGACGCGATCGACGCGTTGGTCGTGCGCGACGCGCGGCCCGACGTCGTGATCGTGCTCGACGTGCCCGACGCGGTTGCGCGAGCCCGGCGGCCGGACGCGCGCGACCGGCTCGAGCGCGCCGGCGACGAGTTCCACTCCGTCGTGCGGGCCGCGTACCGCGATCTCGCGGCGGCGCGCGGCTGGATCGTCGTCGACGGTTCCGCGGAACCGCCCGCGGTCGCCGAGCTCGTCTGGTCGGCCGTCGCCCCGCACCTGCCGGGGTCCCGTTCGATCTGA